The genomic interval CCGCGAGGAGATGGACATCCCCGTCTTCCACGACGACCAGCACGGCACCGCCATCATCTCCGGCGCCGCACTCCTCAACGCCTGTGACATCACCGGGAAGGACATCTCCGAGCTGGATATCGTCTTCTCGGGCGCGGGCGCGTCGGCCATCGCCACCGCTCGCTTCTACGTCTCGCTCGGCGCGTCGAAGGAGAACATCACGATGTGCGACTCCTCGGGCCCCATCACGCCCGACCGCGACGATGTCAACGAGTACAAGCGCGAGTTCGCCAACGCGACCGACGCCGACGACCTCGCGGACGCGATGGTCGGCGCGGACGTGTTCGTCGGCCTCTCCGTGGGCGGCATCGTCTCGCAGGACATGGTCCGCGGGATGGCAGAGGACCCGGTCATCTTCGCGATGGCGAACCCCGACCCCGAAATCGGCTACGAGGAGGCGAAGGCCGCCCGCGACGACACGGTCATCATGGCCACGGGTCGCTCCGACTACCCCAACCAGGTGAACAACGTCCTCGGCTTCCCGTTCATCTTCCGGGGCGCGCTCGACGTGCGCGCCACGGAGATAAACGAGGAGATGAAACGCGCCGCCGCCGAGGCCCTCGCGGACCTCGCGCGACAGGACGTGCCCGATGCGGTCGTGAAGGCGTACGGCGACCAGCCGCTCCAGTACGGCCCGAACTACGTCATCCCGAAGCCGCTCGACCCGCGGGTGCTGTTCGAGGTCGCCCCCGCCGTCGCGCAGGCGGCCATCGACTCGGGCTGTGCCCGCGAGGAGATGGACCTCTCGACGTACGCCGAGGGGCTGGAGGCGCGGCTCGGCAAGTCCCGCGAGATGATGCGCGTCGTCCTCAACAAGGCGAAGTCCGACCCCAAGCGCGTCGTGCTCGCGGAGGGCGACGACGAGAAGATGGTCCGGGCCGCCTACCAGCTGACGGACCAGGGCATCGCGGAGCCGGTGCTGATCGGCGACGCCGACGATGTGCGCCGCACCGCCGCCGAACTCGGCCTCGACTTCGAGCCGGAGGTCGTGGACCCCGAGGGCGGCGACCTCGAACCGTACGCCGACCGGCTGTACGAACTCCGCCAGCGGAAGGGCATCACCCGCCGCGAGGCCGAGGAGCTCGTCACGGACGGCAACTACCTCGGCAGCGTGATGGTGGAGATGGGCGACGCCGACGCGATGCTCACCGGCCTCATGCACCACTACCCCGAGGCGCTGCGCGCGCCCCTGCAGGTCGTCGGCACCGACCCGGAGACGGACTACGCCGCGGGCGTGTACATGCTGACGTTCAAGAACCGCGTCGTCTTCTGTGCCGACACCACGGTGAACCAGGACCCCTCCGCCGAGGTGCTGGAGGAGGTCACGAAGCAGACGGCGAAGCTGGCGCGCAGTTTCAACGTCGAGCCGCGCGCCGCCCTGCTCTCGTACTCCGACTTCGGCTCCGTCCGCAACGAGGGCACCGAGAAGGTCCGCGACGCCGCGAACGCGCTGCGGGCCGACGACGCGGTCGACTTCACCGTCGACGGCGAGATGCAGGCCGACACCGCCGTCGTCGAGGAGATGCTCACCGGCGACTACGACTTCTCCGACCTCAAGGAACCCGCGAACGTCCTCGTCTTCCCCAACCTGGAGGCCGGCAACATCGCCTACAAACTCCTGCAACGCTTGGGCGGCGCCGAGGCCATCGGCCCGATGCTCGTCGGCATGGACAAGCCCGTCCACGTCCTCCAGCGCGGCGACGAGGTCAAAGACATCGTGAACCTCGCCGGCGTCGCCGTCGTCGACGCTCAGGACGACTGACCGCACGACTCCCGGGCCGAACGGCCCTTTCGTTTCCCGTAGCTATCACGCGAGTGACGCGACGAACGTGGGGCGAGCGCCGGAACGTATCCCCGGACGCAGTACGTGACCCGTGCGAAACGTTGAAACCCGGTACGCTATATCTGTGTGCGTATGTCACGCGAATTCAGTATGGACCGTCGCGCGTACCTCGCGACCCTCGGTACGGGCGCGGCAGCATCGCTCGCCGGCTGTTCCGGCTTCCTCGGCGGCTCGGACGCGATCGTTCCCGGCACCGCGCCGGGGTTCCAGCCGTTCGAGTTCCGGGAGGGCGGCGAACTCGTCGGCTTCGACATCGACCTGACGGAGGCGGTGTTCGCCGAGACGGACTACGAACTGGCCGAGTGGGAGACGTTCGAGTTCGACTCGCTCATCCAGGCGCTCACGAACGACCGCATCGACTTCATCGCGGCCGCGATGACCATCAACGACGACCGCGACGAGACCATCGACTTCTCGGACCCGTACTACTCCGCGAACCAGTCGGTCGTCGTCCGCGACGACGGGAGCTTCTCGCCGAGCGAACTGGGCGACCTCTCCGGCCACCCCATCGGCGCGCAGTCGGGGACCACGGGCGAGGGCGTCATCCAGACCGAACTCATCGAGACGGGCGAACTGGAGGAGTCGAACTACAACAGCTACGACAACTACGTGCTGGCCGTCGAGGACCTCCAGAACGGCAACATCGACGCCGTCGTCATCGACGAGCCGGTCGGCGAGACGTTCGCGAGCCAGCGCCCGGTCGAGGTCGCGTTCGTCTACGAGACGGGCGAGCAGTACGGCTTCGGGATGCGGACGGAGGACGACGACCTCACGACGGCCGTCAACGAGGGCCTCGCCGCCGTCCGGCAGGGCGGCACCTACGGCGAACTGACGAGCGAGTGGTTCGGTAACTGAGATGCTGGCCCAGACCGGCCCCGACCCGTGGGAGTTCATCTACGCGAACTCGGGGTTCCTCTTCGAGGGGCTCGTCTTCACCCTCGCGCTGACGGCGACGAGCATCGTGCTCGGCTTCGTCGTCGGTCTCCCCGCGGCCGTCGTCGAGACGTACGGCGACGGCCTCGGCCGGCGGCTGGTCGAACGGGTCGGCGTCCTCTTCCGCGGGACACCCATCGTCATCCTGCTCGCGGTGTTCTACTTCGTCTTCCCGCTCAACATCACGACGTTCGTCGCCGCGACGCTCGGACTGGGACTCCGGTCGGCGGCCTACCAGTCGCAGATATTCCGCGGCTCGCTCCAGTCGGTGAGCGGCGGGCAGATGGAGGCGGCCCGCGCCGTCGGGCTGACGAAGCGGGAGGCCATCCGCCGTGTCACGGTGCCGCAGGCGCTCCGCCGGGCGATTCCCGGCTTCCAGAACGAGTTCACCATCGTGTTGAAGGACACCTCCGTCGCCTACGCCATCGGGCTGGGCGAACTGCTGACGAACGGGACGCAGTTGTACCTCACCGAGGACGGCAACACCGCGGTGCTGGAGATATTCCTCGTCATCTCGGCGGTGTACTTCGTGCTCACGATGGTCGCAAACCGCTCCCTCGACTTCGTCGGGCGCGTCTTCGCGATTCCGGGGGGTGACGCCCGGTGAGCCTGCTGGAGTTCGACGACGTGTACCAGTCGTACGGCGACGAGGAGGTGCTGAAGGGCATCACCGCGTCGATGGACCGCGGCGACGTGGAGGTCGTCATCGGCCCGTCCGGGTCGGGAAAATCGACGCTGTTGCGGTGTGTGAACCGCCTCACCGACATCGACAGCGGCGACATCCGGCTGGACGGCACCTCCATCTACGACCGCGACGAGAACGACCTCCGCCGGCAGGTCGGGATGGTGTTCCAGGACTTCAACCTCTTCGCGCACCTCACGGCGCTGGAGAACGTCACGCTGGGGCTGCGGCGCGTGCGCGGCTTCACGAAGGAGGAGGCCCGCGCCGACGCGCACGACCACCTCGAGCGGGTCGGCCTCGCGGACCAGGCCGACTCCTACCCGGCGGAGCTGTCGGGCGGGCAGAAACAGCGCGTCGGCATCGCCCGGGCGCTGGCGATGGACCCCGAACTGATGCTGTTCGACGAGCCGACGAGCGCGCTCGACCCCGAACTGGTCGGCGAGGTGGTCTCCGTGATGCGGGACCTCGCCGACGAGGGGATGACGATGCTCGTCGTCACCCACGAGATGGGGTTCGCCCGCTCGACCGCCTCCCGGCTCACGTTCATGGACGACGGTAAACTGGTCGAACAGGGGCCGCCCGACAGGCTGTTCGAGGCCCCCGAACACGAGCGGACGGCGCGGTTCCTCCGTCGGCTCACCGACATGCACGCCGGCACGGGCCCATGAGCGGCGCGACGGCCACCGAAACGCGGCGGCTCGGCGGCGGCGCGGCCCTCCGGTACGCCGCGTTCGGCGTCTTCTGGGGCTACCTCCTCCTCCGGTGGGCGTACGAGTGGGTGCTCGCGGACGCGCTCGGCATGGCCCGCGGCGCGCCGTTCCTCCCGGTCGGGACGTTCGAGTCGCTCGCCGCGTCGTGGACCGGCACGCCCGTCGGCGGCTTCTTCTCGTTTCTCGCGCTCGTCGGCGAGTCGCTCCCGGCCGCGGTGAGCGGCGCGTGGCTCACCGTCGTCCTCACCGTCGTTTCGATGCTGCTGGGGCTGGTCATCGCCGTCCCCCTCTCGGTCGCGCGGGTGTACGGCGGTCGCCTCACGCGCGGCGTCGCGCTCGCGTACACGGAACTCATCCGCGGAACGCCGCTGCTCGCCCAGCTGTTCGTCCTCTACTTCGGCCTCTCGCTGTCGGCGACCATCCGGGAGCTCCCCTTCGTCGGGGAGGGGTTCGTCCCCGGGCAGGCGGTGTTCGTCGCCGTCATCGGCTTCACCATCAACAGCGCGGCCTACCAGTCCGAGTACATCCGGTCGGCCCTGCTGTCGGTCGAGGACGGCCAGCTACGGGCCGGCCGCGCCGTCGGCCTCTCGCGGCTCGACACCATCCGGTACGTCGTGCTCCCGCAGGGGCTCCGCTACGCGATTCCGGGCTGGACGAACGAACTCGTCTACCTCATCAAGTACTCGTCGCTGGCGGCGTTCATCACCGTCCCCGAACTGTACAAGCGGACGAGCGACATCGCCGCGGGGAACTTCCGCTACTTCGAACTGCTCGTGCTGGCGGGCGTCATCTACCTCGGCCTCGTCCTCTCGGCGTCGGCGCTGATGGGGCGCGTCGAGGACCGCGTCTCGATTCCGGGGCTCGGCTCCGAGAGACGGCGCTGAGCCGGGTCACATGAAGTCCGAGAGGCCGGACTGCCCGTCGTCGCTCTCCGCGTCGGCCGCCGTCTCCTCCTCGCCGTCGTCCTCGGCCAGCGACTCTACGTCGCCGCTCTCCGCCTGTGCGGCCTCGCTCTCCCCCGCGTCCTCCTCGACCCGTTCGAGGAAGGCGTCGCCGCCGTGTTCGGCCGCCTCCTCGGCCTTCAGTTCCTCGGCGTCGGCCACCACGTCCTGCACCTTGTTCGTGGACTCGCCCGACCCGGTGACGAACGCGACGCCCGCGGCGTCGAGGTCGTAGCGCGCGGCCATCCGCACCGTGAGGTCGCGGTTCTTGCAGTGGTGGGTCATCACGGCGAGGAAGGGGATGACGTCGCGGCGCGCGGTGGCCGTCGAGACGCCCGCCGTCTCCGCGATACGCGCCGCGATGTCGTCGCGCGTCTTGTTCTTCGTCGAGCGGTACGGCGCGCCGCCGTAGCGGGTCCACCCGCCGCGCGTCTCGTCGCGTGCCGCCGCGACGCCGGCGGCGATGTTGTCCGTCGCGTAGCGCCAGTACGAGTAGTTCTGGGTGGCGCGCACGCGGCCGAGCCACCGGTCGGCCCGCGAGAGGTGGTCGTACGCGCGGGCGAGTTCGCCGGCGTCGAACACCTTCGGCGCCTTGTCCTCCAGCCACAGGAGGAGGTCGTCGGGCGTCTCGTCCACGTCGTAGGTGAGGTGGAGCGCGTCCTCGGCGTCCTCCTCCTTCAACACGGCGTCGAGGAAGTCGAAGATGCCCTTCGTCGTGTCGCGGTCCCCGTTCGTGATGTCGTCGACGGTGACCTCGTCCTTCCCGTCGGCGACGGCCTGGAGGTCCTTCACCGCGCCGCGCAGGTCGCCGTCGTTGCCGTCCGCGATGCGCTTCAGCGCCTTCTCGTCGAACGCGATACCCTCCTTCCGGCAGAGGTCCCGCAGGACGGGGACGATGGAGCGGGAGGACACGTCGCGGAACTCGATGGTGCGACAGGCGTCGCGGAGGCCGCGCGACATGTCGTAGAACTCGTTCGCGATGAGGACCATCGGCTGGCTGGCCTCCTTCACGATGCGGGTGACGGCGCGCGCGCCGCCCCGGTCGTAGGTGCCGTGGATGTTGTCCGCCTCGTCCATGATCACGAGGCGACGCCCCGGCTCCCCCTCCGCCGACTGCGTGAGCGTGCTCGACTTGGCCGCCTCGCCCGCCACCCGGTCGATGACGTCGCCCGTGCGCTGGTCCGAGGCGTTGAGTTCGATGACGGGCCACCCCATGTCGTTGGCGAGCGCGTGGGCCGCGCTCGTCTTCCCGACGCCCGGCGACCCGTGGAGGATGACGGCCTCGCGGTGGTCGTCCCACGTCTCGGCCCACTCGCGGAGCGCGTCGCGCGCCTTGTCGTTGCCGCGCACCTCCGAGAGCGTCGAGGGGCGGTACTTCTCCGTCCAGTCCATTACCATGGGGTCGGCGCGTCCGGGGTGTGAAGGTTTCGGACGCGCCCCCGGCACGGCCACCCACGCCGGGGAACCGCTTTAGTCCGGACCCGGCGACCCGCCGGTATGTCGCTGTTCCCCGCGACGATGGAGACGGACCGCCTCCGCTTCGAGGCGATACGGCCCGGGAGCCTCGACCCCGTCGAGATGTACGAACACGTCCGGCCGGACGCGCCGGCCATCGACGAGGTCACGCGGTACCTCAGGTGGGGACCGCACCCGACGCCGAAGGCGACCGCGGAGTTCGTGGCCCGGGCCGGCGAGGCGTACGAGGCGAGCGAGGACGTCCACTACACCGTCCGACCGACGGAGGGCGACCTCGCGGGCGAGTTCCTCGGCACCGCCGGCTTCCACCCCGACTGGGACCGCGAGGTCGCCACCCTCGGCGTCTGGTTCCGGGAGGTCGCGTGGGGCAACGGCTACTCGGGCGAGCGGGCGGCCCGGATGCTCGAACTCGCCTTCGAGCGGCTGGACCTCGCGTACGTGAAGATCGACCACGACGCGCGAAACGAGCGGTCGCGCCGCGCCATCGAGAAGTACGTGGAGCGGTTCGGCGGCCGGAAGGAGGGAACCCTGCGCAACGGCGCGGTCACGGAGGACGGCGAGCCGTACGACGCGGTCCGCTACTCGATAGCCCGCGAGGAGTGGGCCGCCGCGACCGAGCCATAATTTACTTCAGCCGCGCTCGCGAAAAAGGACCGATGGCTGACAACGGAATAGCGGAGCGTGTACCGTTCGGCGTCGGCGCGGCCGCCGGCGCGGGTGCGTGGGTCCTCGGCTACCTCGTGACGTATCTCGTCGCGTCGAGCGACATCCAGAACTCCCTGTTCGGACAGGTGCTGGAGGCCGCGGAGATCGGGACCTGGCAGGTCGTCGGCTGGGTGTTCTACAACGCGCACTTCGTGAACACGAACGTCGACCTCGGCTTCTTCGGCTCCGGCGCGACGAACGCTATCGGGGGCGACGGCGGCTTCACCGTCCTCCTGTACGTCGTGCCGCCGCTCCTGCTGCTCGGCGCGGGCCTCGCCGTCGGACGGGCGGCCGGCGCGGGGTCGCTGGACGCAGCGAACGCGGCCGTCGCCGGCGCGTCGACCGTCATCGGCTACGGCCTGCTCTCGGTCGTCGGCGTCTTCCTGTTCGCGACGGAGAGCGTGACGCCCGACCTCGTGACGGGCATCCTGCTCGGGGGCCTGCTGTACCCGGTCGTGTTCGGCGCGGTCGGCGGCTTCGTCGCCAAGGCGACCGAGGGCGGCGCGTAGCTCACAGCTCCCGGGCGACCATCTCCCCCCAGTGGGAGAAGCCGTGTCGCTCGTAGAAGGCGCGGGCCCGCTCGTTCTCCCGGTCCACGTCCAGTACCACCCGGTCGAGCGGCAGGTCCTGGGAGCGCGCGTGGTCGAGGCCGCGCGCGAACAGGTCGTCCGCGAGGCCCGTCCCCCGGCGCGCGGGCCGGACGTACACCTCGTTCACGACGGCGGCGTCCCAGACGAAGGCCAGCCGCTCGGGGAGGAGGAAGACGTAGCCGTCGAGTCCGTCCGCGCCCGGCGCGACGAACACGCAGTCCTCGTCGGCGACACACCGCCGCACCCACGCGAGCCAGCGGTCGCGGTACGCGTCGTCCAGTTTCGCGTCGTAGGCGGCGGCCTTCGCGTCGTCGCCGGCCGCGCCCATGTCGCTCTCGAAGCGCCGCTTGAGCGCCCACAGCGCCTCCTCGTCGCGGTCGGGGTCGTACGGGCGGACGGTCACGTCCCCTCCCTCGCACCCGTCAGTCATCAGCGTCCCGGAGTCGCCACCACGTCGCCGCGACGCCCGCGAGTATCAGGGTGACGTGCCAGCCGCGGTAGACGACCGGGAAGACGCGCTCGGCGCCGGCGTCGGAGCCGCGCTGCGGGTCCACGCCGCTCGCCACGTGGACCTCCTCGGTCGAGCCCTGCTGGCCCACGTCGACGCTCGGCGCGCCGCCACCGCCGCCGGTCGCGTTCCCCGCGGAGCCGTCGGGGGCGGGCGCGGACTCGAACGTGACGTTCACGAACGTCTGGTAGAGGCCGTCGGCGGTCGAGTACCCGGCGCGACCCCCTATCTCGACGAACTGGTCGTAGAGCGGGTAGAGCGGGTTCGCGCCCAGCGCGGTGAAGAGGTCGAGGCCGACGCCGGCGACGACGTAGCCGGCGAGCGCGACCCACGCGACGCGGACCCCGTAGTCGTCGTATCGGCCCCGGAGCCACGACTCCGGGCGGCGCGCGTCCCACCACAGCAGGGTCGCGAGCGTACCGGGGAGCAGCAGGGTGTGGAACGCGGCGCGGTGGGCCGACTCGACGACGAGCGCGACGAACACGTCGAGGTCCGGGAAGACGGTCGCCGCCGCCACGACGGCCGCGGCCCGGCGGTCGAAGTCGCTCCCGAGCAGGCCGGCCGCGAGCAGCAGCGCGAAGGCCACGTGGAGGACGGTCGAGGGCATCAGCGCTCACCCCGCCGGAACAGACGCCCCCCGGCTACGACCGCGCCCGCGAGGACGACGAGCAGCTGCCACCCCGAGCCGACGAGGACGAGGTCGCGGACGACGCCGGTGTCGGGACCGTCGGCGGGGTTCAGGAACGTGGCGATGTGGCGGCCGCCCGCCACGGTGCCCGACCCGGCCTCGGGGAACAGTTCGCCGCCGCCGAGGTTCGGCTTCACGAGCGTGAACAGGGCTCCCTCGGTCGTCGAGTAGCCGACCTTCCCGACGACGCCGAAGAAGCGGCCGTGGACCGGCCACAGCACCGCGGCGCTCTCGACGTTGAACAGGTCGAGCGCGACGGCGAAACAGCAGGCGGCGAGCGCGACCCACGCGACGCGGACCCCGCGGTCGCCGTATCTCGACCGGAGCCACGAGTCCGGACGGCGCGCGTCCCAGCGGACGGCGAGGCCGACGAGGAGGGGTATCCAGACGTTGTGGAGCGCGGCGTTATGGAGTCCCTCGAAGACCACGTCGATGACCGCGTCGAGGTCGGGGGCGATGCCGGCGGCGACGACGACGGCGAGGCTCCGGGGCGTCAGGTCGCGCTCGTCGAGGAGGGCGGCCGCGAGCAGCGCCGCGAGACCGGCGGCGACGAGCGCGGACGGCATACCGGCCGGCAGGGGGGAACCGACTTAAGCGCCGCGGCGGTCCCCAGGGTATGGACCGGACGGCGCGCCAGCAGTTGGCCGAACACATGGCCGGCGAGGTGACGATGAGCGACGAGCCGGGCGCGACCCTCCGGAAGTGGCGCGAGGAGTTCGACGTGACGGGCGCGGCCCTGGCCGAGGCGCTCGACGTGTCGCCCTCCGTCGTCTCCGACTACGAGTCGGGGCGGCGCGACTCCCCGGGTATCGGCGTCGTCCGGCGGTTCGTGGAGGGACTGCTCGACATCGACGAGGCGCGCGGCGGCGACCGCCTGCGCCAGTTCGCGCGCGTCCTCTCGGCGGGCTTCGAGTCCGACATCGTCCACGACCTGCGGGAGTACCCGGCGACGGTGCCGCTCCGGCGGTTCTACTCGGCGGTCGAGGCGCGGGAGGTGGCCGGGACCGGCGGCGGCGGTCCCTCGCGGCTCGCCGGTCACACCGTCATCAACTCGATACAGGCCATCTCGCGGCTCTCCTCCGAGGAGTTCTACCGGCTGTACGGCCAGTCCACGAACCGCGCGCTCGTCTTCACGGACGTGACGCGCGGCGAGGGACCGCTGGTCGCGCTCCGGGTCGTCACGCCGACGCCGACAGCGGTCGTGCTTCACGGGCTCTCGGAGGAGGAGCTATGGGAACACGCTCCGCGGCTCGCGAACGCCGACGGCTACTCGCTCGCCGTGACCGAGGAGCCGCTCGACTCGATGCTGGCCGCGCTGCGCGACCTCCCCTAGTGGCGGTGGGTGAAGAGCAGGGTGTCGTCGTCGTGTCTGGAGACACAGAGGTCGAGCAGCCGGCTGAGTTCGAGCGAGGTCTCCTCGTCGTGGACGACGACGAGGTCGTCGAACGGCTCCCCGCAGGCGGGGCAGGCGACGCTGACGGTGTTGCGGTAACTGGAGACGCCGCCGCCGGACTCGGTCGGCGTCAGCGAGGAAACGAGTTCGTCGTACTCCGCGGAATCCATACCGGCCCCACAGGACGCGGGGGCTTAGTTTTTCACTCGACGTAGCGGTACTTCCGCTCGCCCATCCGACCCCACCCGTCGAAGACGAACTCGTCCTCGGGGGCCGTGAACTCCTCGAAGTCGCGGTCCTTCGAGTGGTCGTGGGCGGCGTGGACGCGCTCGTACTCCTCGAAGGTGAGGTCGTAGCGGTCGGCGACCTGCTCGTCGATGTTCAGGCCGGCTATCTCCTCGTCCCAGCCGGGCTGGACGGTCTCGTGGTGGACCTCCGCCTGCGCGCCCGAGCCGTAGGAGGCGACGAAGATGCGCTCGCCGGTCATGTCGCGGCCCTCGGAGAGCGCGCGCTTCAGGCCCGCGATGCGGGCGATGTGGACCGACCCGGTGTACCAGTTGCCGACCCGCCGCGAGATGTCGAGCGTCGGGTCGATGGTGGCGTCGTACCACGCCGCGTACCGGTCCGTCCCCTTCAGGTCGTCCGTGTACGCGCTGACCGCCTCGGAGAACGCCTCGTCGTCGTCGAACTCCTCGCGCCGGGGTTGCATCCCGATGGCGTCCGCGAGTTCCTCCTCGATCTCCGTGTCCCGGGTGATGTGCCGGTAGGCGAGCAGCGCGGCCTTCCGCACCATCCCCGGGAACGGCGTGTGGAACGGCGCGTACACGAAGTCGTCGGGGTGGAGGTCGCCGGCGACCGACTCGTAGTCCTCCACGGCCTCGCGCATCCGGGCGAGGTACACCTGCACCGAGCGCTTGCCGTCCACGCTCGGGAACTGCTGGTTCGGCTTGAGGAAGTCCGTCTCGTCGGCGCTGCCGTACCCCTGCGCGTCCGAGAGCGTGACGAGGTCCGGGTCCTCGGAGACGAGCATCGCCACCGCGCCCGCGCCCTGCGTCGCCTCGCCGGGGTCGTCGCGCGCGTACAGCGCCGTGTCCGTCGCGACGACGATGGCCGACCGGCCGCGGTTACGGCCCGCACGGATCCAGTTGTACGCGTCGTCGATGGCCTGCGTGCCGGCGACGCAGGCGAACTTCCGCTCCCCCTTGTTGGCGTGGTGGAAGTCGCCGTCGAACGTCTGTTCGAGACAGCCCGCGATGTACGTCGAGATGGGCTTGGAGTTGTCGAACGACGACTCCGTCGCCACGTCGATGCGGCCGACGTCGTCGGGCGAGAGGTCGTGTCGCTCCATCAGCCGCTTGCAGGCGTTCGCGCCCATCGTGACGATGTCCTCGTAGGTGTCGGGGAACGACGACTCGAACAGGCCGAGCCCCTTCGTGTACTTCGCGGGGTCGTCGCCCTTCTCCGGGGCGAACGTCTCCGCGAGGTCGAGTTTCAGCTTCCCGGTCCAGATTTCGACCGCGTCGATGCCGACGTCGCTCATACCTGCCGGTCGTAGTCCCGGTATAAGGACCTGACGACGACGAGTTCGTCGTGTGTCGAACTGCGTCGAACTACTCGGTCAGCGGGGCCGTGTCCCCCGTGCCGTCGAGGAACGCCGTGTAGGTGCGCTCGTTCCCGGCCGCGTCGCGCACCGTCACCTCGACGTAGACGCCGTTCGTCTCCCGCCGCGGGTCGTTGACCTTGACCTCCCCGAGCGACAGCGTCGTCGTCTCCGCCGCGCGGACCGACTCGCGAGCGACCTCCCGGCGCTCGACGGTGACGACCCCGTCGCGCTGCTCGGCGAAGGCGACGTAGGTGACCGAGACGACGTCGTCGCCGAAGGTCCCGTCGAACCGAACCGCGTCGGCGTTCGCGCCACGGCCGTCGACCGTCGCCGTCAGGTCGGCTGTCGGCGGCGTCGTGTCCGACGGTGTCGGCGTGGGAGTCGGTGTCGGCGTCGGCGTGGGAGTCGGGGTCGGGGTCGGCGTCGATGTGGCCGTCGGCGTCGGGGTCGGCGTCGGGGTGGCCGACGGCCGCGGCGTCCCCTCGGGCGTCGCCCCCCGCGCGTACACGCTCTCGGAGAAGTACACCTCGCCGCTCGGCCCGTGGACCACCTGCACGCGCACGAGCGACCCGGCCGCGGCCGCCGGGTCGAGGTCGATGCGGACCGCGTCGCCCGGCGCGAACCGCTCGCCCGCGACCGTGTTGAGCGCGACCCGCTCCGTGGTGTTCGCCGTAGCGACGACGACGGTCACGTCCGCGGCCGGAACCGAATCGCCGCCGCCGTGAACGACGGTGACGGCGTCGGTGGTGGACGAGACCTCCGCGCCGACGAAGGGCCCGGTCGAGGCGTCGACGTCGAGGACCAGTGGCGCCGCGACCGCGCTCACGACGGAGACGGCGATGACGGAGAGGAGGATGACGCCGAGTTGTTGGGATTGGGCGCGAGTATCGGTGTCGGTCATCCGATGAATGTTATCGTCTCGGACGTCCCGTCCGCGAACTCCAACACGACGGTGACGGTTTTGCCGGTGACGTCGACGCGGTCTCCGTTGTTCTTCCGGAAGAACGAAACCGTGACGGTCGCGTTTCTCCCGGCCCCGACGGTTGCGGCGTCCGTGAGTGAAACGGTCTGCCCGTTGGTGAGTTCGTTCGTTTCCTGTCCGCTCGACGGCCCGGCCTCGTAGTAGCCGCTGTCGGTAGAGTCGATGTACACTTCGTTCTGCCCGGCATCGCTCCCGCCGCTTTGCTCGTAGACGGACTTCGTCGACTGTGCGTCCACGCTGACACCCGTGATCTCCACATCCGAACTACCGTTGTTCAGCACGGAGAACTGCACTTGGCTACTCTGGCCGGTGGTTCCCCCGTCGCCGTTGTACTCGATACTATCGGCGGACGTGCTCGTGCCCCCACTCCCATCCCCTCCCGTCGCGGAATCCGAC from Halosegnis marinus carries:
- a CDS encoding helix-turn-helix domain-containing protein; translated protein: MDRTARQQLAEHMAGEVTMSDEPGATLRKWREEFDVTGAALAEALDVSPSVVSDYESGRRDSPGIGVVRRFVEGLLDIDEARGGDRLRQFARVLSAGFESDIVHDLREYPATVPLRRFYSAVEAREVAGTGGGGPSRLAGHTVINSIQAISRLSSEEFYRLYGQSTNRALVFTDVTRGEGPLVALRVVTPTPTAVVLHGLSEEELWEHAPRLANADGYSLAVTEEPLDSMLAALRDLP
- a CDS encoding metal-dependent hydrolase; the encoded protein is MPSALVAAGLAALLAAALLDERDLTPRSLAVVVAAGIAPDLDAVIDVVFEGLHNAALHNVWIPLLVGLAVRWDARRPDSWLRSRYGDRGVRVAWVALAACCFAVALDLFNVESAAVLWPVHGRFFGVVGKVGYSTTEGALFTLVKPNLGGGELFPEAGSGTVAGGRHIATFLNPADGPDTGVVRDLVLVGSGWQLLVVLAGAVVAGGRLFRRGER
- a CDS encoding DUF7385 family protein, encoding MDSAEYDELVSSLTPTESGGGVSSYRNTVSVACPACGEPFDDLVVVHDEETSLELSRLLDLCVSRHDDDTLLFTHRH
- a CDS encoding metal-dependent hydrolase, which produces MPSTVLHVAFALLLAAGLLGSDFDRRAAAVVAAATVFPDLDVFVALVVESAHRAAFHTLLLPGTLATLLWWDARRPESWLRGRYDDYGVRVAWVALAGYVVAGVGLDLFTALGANPLYPLYDQFVEIGGRAGYSTADGLYQTFVNVTFESAPAPDGSAGNATGGGGGAPSVDVGQQGSTEEVHVASGVDPQRGSDAGAERVFPVVYRGWHVTLILAGVAATWWRLRDADD
- a CDS encoding GNAT family N-acetyltransferase, whose product is MTDGCEGGDVTVRPYDPDRDEEALWALKRRFESDMGAAGDDAKAAAYDAKLDDAYRDRWLAWVRRCVADEDCVFVAPGADGLDGYVFLLPERLAFVWDAAVVNEVYVRPARRGTGLADDLFARGLDHARSQDLPLDRVVLDVDRENERARAFYERHGFSHWGEMVAREL
- the hmgB gene encoding hydroxymethylglutaryl-CoA synthase — translated: MSDVGIDAVEIWTGKLKLDLAETFAPEKGDDPAKYTKGLGLFESSFPDTYEDIVTMGANACKRLMERHDLSPDDVGRIDVATESSFDNSKPISTYIAGCLEQTFDGDFHHANKGERKFACVAGTQAIDDAYNWIRAGRNRGRSAIVVATDTALYARDDPGEATQGAGAVAMLVSEDPDLVTLSDAQGYGSADETDFLKPNQQFPSVDGKRSVQVYLARMREAVEDYESVAGDLHPDDFVYAPFHTPFPGMVRKAALLAYRHITRDTEIEEELADAIGMQPRREEFDDDEAFSEAVSAYTDDLKGTDRYAAWYDATIDPTLDISRRVGNWYTGSVHIARIAGLKRALSEGRDMTGERIFVASYGSGAQAEVHHETVQPGWDEEIAGLNIDEQVADRYDLTFEEYERVHAAHDHSKDRDFEEFTAPEDEFVFDGWGRMGERKYRYVE
- a CDS encoding GNAT family N-acetyltransferase; translation: MSLFPATMETDRLRFEAIRPGSLDPVEMYEHVRPDAPAIDEVTRYLRWGPHPTPKATAEFVARAGEAYEASEDVHYTVRPTEGDLAGEFLGTAGFHPDWDREVATLGVWFREVAWGNGYSGERAARMLELAFERLDLAYVKIDHDARNERSRRAIEKYVERFGGRKEGTLRNGAVTEDGEPYDAVRYSIAREEWAAATEP